The Mesobacillus jeotgali genome window below encodes:
- a CDS encoding sigma 54-interacting transcriptional regulator, producing the protein MNAKLLHIPADIIETIVENAFEWLVVVDREGRIIYINHNYCEFLEVNREETIGQHVTQVIENTRMHIVAQTGKEELADLQFIKGNYMIANRVPIIKNGEVIAAFGTVFFRDTQEWMKMDSHVKSLLTRMQPYIQKIDSGVKYTLDDILGESQQIISLKEKVKMVANSDISILIRGESGTGKELFAHSIHQLSSRSQKPFIKVNCGAIPENLLESELFGYEEGAFTGAKKGGKKGKFQLANGGTLFLDEIGDMPLSMQVKLLRALQDGEIEPIGSTKTISVDVRIIAATNRPLENMIEEKRFREDLFYRINVVPFSVPPLRERAEDLTLLIAYFIEKVTNRLGKRIAGIESSVMEILKSYSWPGNIRELQNVIEAAVHLTKGEQITLDSLPDYLQTQTAIVFNNKSLKDIVEETEKWVLKQSLDRHNDDKVLVGRELGISRSTLYEKLNKYGLL; encoded by the coding sequence ATGAATGCGAAGCTTTTACATATCCCGGCAGATATTATTGAAACGATTGTCGAGAATGCGTTTGAATGGCTTGTAGTTGTCGATCGAGAAGGAAGGATCATCTATATCAATCATAATTATTGTGAGTTCCTTGAAGTCAATCGAGAAGAAACGATTGGCCAGCATGTGACTCAAGTGATCGAGAATACAAGGATGCATATTGTTGCACAGACTGGAAAAGAAGAACTTGCTGATTTGCAATTTATCAAGGGCAACTACATGATTGCCAACAGGGTGCCTATCATTAAAAATGGCGAAGTGATAGCAGCATTTGGGACGGTATTTTTCAGGGATACTCAAGAATGGATGAAAATGGACAGCCATGTAAAGAGCCTGCTGACCAGGATGCAGCCGTACATCCAGAAAATTGATTCGGGTGTGAAATATACGCTGGATGATATCCTAGGGGAATCTCAGCAGATTATCAGTCTAAAAGAAAAAGTGAAAATGGTAGCCAATAGTGATATATCCATTTTGATCAGGGGGGAGAGCGGTACAGGGAAAGAGTTGTTTGCCCACAGCATCCACCAGCTAAGCAGCCGAAGCCAGAAGCCGTTCATCAAGGTGAACTGCGGAGCAATCCCTGAAAACCTGCTCGAGTCGGAGTTATTCGGCTATGAAGAAGGAGCTTTTACAGGCGCGAAAAAAGGGGGGAAGAAGGGCAAATTCCAGCTGGCCAATGGCGGCACCCTCTTCCTGGATGAAATCGGGGACATGCCGCTAAGCATGCAGGTTAAACTTTTGCGTGCCTTGCAGGACGGGGAAATTGAACCGATTGGTTCGACGAAAACGATCTCGGTTGATGTGCGGATTATCGCGGCCACCAATAGGCCGCTCGAGAACATGATTGAAGAGAAACGGTTCAGGGAGGATTTGTTTTATCGGATTAATGTCGTTCCTTTCAGCGTTCCGCCATTAAGGGAACGTGCAGAGGATTTAACACTGCTGATTGCCTATTTTATTGAAAAAGTCACGAATCGGTTAGGCAAGCGGATTGCAGGAATCGAAAGCAGTGTCATGGAAATCCTGAAATCATACAGCTGGCCGGGGAATATCCGTGAACTGCAAAATGTCATTGAAGCTGCAGTCCATCTGACAAAAGGAGAACAAATCACCCTGGATTCCTTGCCGGATTACCTGCAAACACAGACCGCCATTGTCTTCAATAACAAGAGTCTAAAGGATATTGTTGAAGAAACAGAAAAATGGGTGCTGAAGCAGAGCCTTGATAGACATAATGACGACAAGGTACTTGTAGGCAGGGAACTGGGAATAAGCAGATCCACTCTTTATGAGAAGCTCAACAAATACGGTCTCTTATAG
- a CDS encoding CueP family metal-binding protein, translated as MKFKILGIAFLAAGLLTACNGGEESAKPEEQQENIKELVSDYSTGKVKGHNASITSHELTIADSEGDKQVYDTSEEDFFVSIAPYENQTHPUTNHSLTGCQGELVEKEFDVYIEDEDGNVVVDEKMMSHQNGFIDLWLPRDKKFKTKIGYNGKTVESEISTFENDATCITTMQLM; from the coding sequence TTGAAATTTAAAATCCTCGGAATTGCGTTTTTGGCTGCAGGTTTATTGACTGCTTGTAATGGCGGAGAGGAATCTGCGAAACCTGAAGAACAACAAGAGAACATCAAGGAATTGGTGAGTGATTACAGCACGGGCAAAGTTAAGGGCCACAATGCTTCCATCACCTCACATGAACTGACGATTGCCGACAGTGAAGGGGACAAGCAAGTCTACGACACTTCGGAAGAAGACTTCTTTGTCTCGATCGCACCGTATGAAAATCAAACCCATCCTTGAACAAACCATAGCTTGACAGGTTGTCAAGGCGAACTAGTTGAAAAAGAGTTTGATGTATATATTGAAGATGAGGACGGAAATGTGGTCGTTGACGAAAAGATGATGTCCCATCAGAATGGTTTCATCGATTTGTGGCTTCCCCGTGATAAAAAGTTCAAAACAAAAATTGGATATAACGGGAAAACGGTTGAATCAGAAATATCCACATTTGAGAATGACGCAACATGCATAACAACCATGCAGCTTATGTGA
- a CDS encoding MFS transporter: MPRALWLLIIGMAVNVTGSSFLWPLNTIYIHDHLGKSLSVAGIVLMLNSAASVIGNLFGGSLFDKIGGYKSIILGISITILALLGLTLWPGWPQYIFFLTLVGFGSGIVFPAMYAMAGSVWKEGGRKAFNAIYVAQNLGVAVGAALGGLVASYSFQLIFMANAAMYLIFMMIAIFGYRSIDTRAAKQTNVLQENGAVKSQTKLYALLVLAVGYLLCWVGYVQWQTTIAAYTQELNISLNQYSILWTINGALIVLGQPVVNRLIKPFQNKLKLQIIIGMVIFMVSYAVAAGANAFSGFVAGMVILTIGEMLIWPAVPTIANDLAPKGREGFYQGIVNSTATGGRMIGPLMGGILVDLYGMPMLFAILIALMFIGIFTTVIYDRKMKGTGNIAAQA, from the coding sequence ATGCCTAGAGCCTTGTGGCTTTTAATTATCGGGATGGCAGTCAATGTTACTGGTTCCTCTTTTTTATGGCCTTTGAACACAATCTATATACATGACCACCTTGGCAAATCACTGTCTGTTGCAGGGATCGTCTTGATGCTTAATTCTGCAGCCAGCGTTATTGGCAATCTTTTTGGCGGCAGTCTTTTTGATAAAATCGGCGGATATAAGTCTATTATTCTTGGAATCAGCATTACCATTTTGGCATTGCTGGGCCTGACACTATGGCCAGGCTGGCCGCAGTATATTTTCTTTTTGACATTGGTTGGTTTTGGCTCCGGAATCGTTTTTCCGGCGATGTATGCAATGGCAGGTTCAGTATGGAAGGAAGGCGGCCGCAAAGCGTTCAATGCCATTTACGTGGCACAGAACCTGGGGGTAGCAGTTGGAGCTGCGCTTGGCGGACTTGTCGCATCCTATTCATTCCAGCTGATCTTCATGGCGAACGCAGCCATGTACCTGATTTTTATGATGATCGCGATTTTTGGCTATCGCAGCATCGACACCAGGGCAGCGAAGCAAACGAACGTCCTCCAGGAAAACGGCGCTGTCAAGAGCCAGACCAAGCTTTATGCGCTTCTTGTCCTTGCGGTTGGCTACCTGCTTTGCTGGGTTGGTTACGTCCAATGGCAAACAACAATCGCCGCTTATACTCAGGAATTGAACATTTCCCTGAACCAATATAGCATTCTCTGGACAATCAACGGCGCTCTTATCGTTCTTGGCCAGCCAGTAGTGAACAGGCTGATCAAGCCGTTCCAGAATAAACTGAAGCTGCAAATTATCATCGGCATGGTCATCTTCATGGTTTCCTATGCCGTTGCTGCAGGAGCTAATGCATTTTCAGGCTTTGTTGCGGGTATGGTGATCCTGACGATCGGGGAAATGTTGATCTGGCCGGCCGTTCCGACAATCGCAAATGACCTGGCTCCAAAAGGACGGGAAGGCTTTTACCAGGGAATCGTCAACAGCACCGCAACTGGCGGAAGGATGATCGGCCCGCTTATGGGAGGAATCCTTGTCGACCTGTACGGGATGCCGATGCTATTCGCCATTCTGATTGCGCTAATGTTTATTGGGATTTTCACCACTGTTATCTATGATCGAAAAATGAAGGGAACTGGCAACATTGCTGCACAAGCATAA
- a CDS encoding ammonia-forming cytochrome c nitrite reductase subunit c552 — protein sequence MARNFRWAFLLLAAVMLIITGCSSEEEATSASELKTGLSKDEISNEAFKDLFPLQYDSYKKNEKMEDTKYSGSVKRSKFDHDKEPYLPVLFNGYGFATEYNEDRGHIYANEDVRAIARITDKSIGSCLTCKSTAVPHMIEEMGDDYWGGNFNEDIWPKAEAMGHSPIGCSDCHDPQTMDLRVTRPSFIKAMESQGIDMSNPTKNDMRNYVCGQCHVEYYFAADNGEVTFPWANGFEPEDMYEYYETTAKEQGFEKDWIHNVSGTPMLKAQHPDFETHIEGPHGEAGVTCSDCHMPYDRVDGKKKISSHWWTSPLKTMDQSCATCHTNREMEELEERVIGIQDKHMEALHKAEDISITSHYYVNKMITSGVSEEKIKQAQEHIRKGQWFWDIVAAESSAGFHNPQGSMDSLRVSIEESNAAINLAIEELTKKGVNLEEVKTEIEKVKKAVYDEKDNFKKKDKAVNSYFPAQQPAPKK from the coding sequence ATGGCTAGAAATTTCCGCTGGGCATTCTTGCTCCTTGCGGCTGTCATGCTCATCATAACAGGCTGCTCCTCGGAAGAAGAAGCAACTTCCGCGAGCGAGCTGAAAACGGGGCTGAGCAAAGATGAAATCAGCAATGAGGCCTTCAAGGACCTTTTCCCGCTACAATATGACAGCTACAAGAAAAATGAAAAAATGGAGGATACGAAGTACAGCGGTTCCGTCAAACGAAGCAAGTTCGACCATGATAAGGAACCGTATCTGCCTGTCCTTTTTAACGGCTATGGCTTTGCGACCGAGTACAATGAGGACCGCGGTCATATTTACGCGAATGAGGATGTCCGGGCGATCGCGCGTATCACTGATAAATCAATTGGTTCATGCTTAACTTGTAAATCGACTGCAGTTCCTCACATGATTGAGGAAATGGGTGATGATTACTGGGGAGGCAATTTTAACGAAGACATCTGGCCAAAGGCAGAAGCGATGGGCCATTCACCAATCGGCTGCTCTGACTGCCATGACCCGCAGACAATGGATTTGCGCGTCACACGCCCTAGCTTCATCAAGGCAATGGAATCACAGGGAATCGACATGTCCAATCCGACGAAGAATGATATGAGAAACTATGTTTGCGGACAGTGCCACGTAGAGTACTATTTTGCAGCAGATAATGGAGAAGTAACTTTCCCATGGGCAAACGGATTTGAACCTGAAGATATGTACGAATACTATGAAACTACTGCTAAAGAGCAAGGTTTTGAGAAGGACTGGATTCACAACGTTTCAGGAACACCTATGCTAAAAGCACAGCACCCCGATTTTGAGACTCATATCGAAGGCCCGCACGGTGAAGCAGGAGTTACATGTTCAGACTGTCACATGCCATATGACCGTGTGGATGGCAAAAAGAAAATCAGCTCACACTGGTGGACGTCACCGCTTAAGACAATGGATCAATCATGCGCAACCTGCCATACCAACAGGGAGATGGAAGAACTAGAAGAACGTGTAATTGGTATCCAGGATAAACATATGGAAGCACTTCATAAAGCTGAGGATATTTCGATCACCTCACACTATTACGTGAATAAGATGATTACTTCTGGTGTAAGCGAGGAGAAAATCAAGCAGGCTCAAGAGCATATCAGAAAAGGACAATGGTTCTGGGATATCGTGGCTGCCGAAAGTTCAGCAGGCTTCCACAATCCTCAGGGATCAATGGATTCATTGAGGGTATCAATTGAAGAGTCAAATGCGGCAATCAATCTAGCCATCGAGGAATTGACCAAGAAAGGCGTAAATCTGGAAGAAGTTAAAACAGAGATAGAAAAAGTGAAGAAGGCCGTTTACGACGAAAAAGATAACTTCAAGAAGAAAGACAAAGCAGTGAACAGTTACTTCCCGGCACAACAGCCAGCTCCAAAAAAATAG
- a CDS encoding NapC/NirT family cytochrome c yields MLKKLLGIDKKMLLFIGVFAGIIVSVVTVKTLAYTDSPEFCSSCHIMTEVHDSFSDSNHAGLACGDCHLPHENMVEKYTYKAKAGMTHVYFNTLGEAKIPKVLHATENSEEVINENCISCHENTLDNVSHDAKDSCSSCHQAVPHGKGFKTEDYFKPPKPGELLENKGGTMNNG; encoded by the coding sequence ATGCTTAAAAAGCTGCTGGGAATAGACAAAAAGATGCTGTTATTCATTGGCGTATTTGCTGGAATCATTGTTTCTGTCGTCACGGTCAAAACGCTTGCGTATACAGATTCACCTGAATTTTGCTCAAGCTGCCATATCATGACAGAGGTCCATGACTCATTCTCTGATTCCAATCACGCCGGTCTGGCCTGCGGGGATTGCCATTTGCCTCATGAGAATATGGTTGAGAAATATACCTATAAGGCAAAAGCAGGGATGACGCATGTGTACTTCAACACACTTGGAGAAGCAAAAATCCCGAAGGTGCTCCACGCAACGGAAAATTCGGAGGAAGTCATAAATGAGAACTGCATCAGCTGTCATGAAAACACACTTGATAATGTATCGCATGATGCGAAGGACAGCTGTTCAAGCTGCCACCAGGCCGTTCCGCACGGCAAGGGCTTCAAAACAGAGGATTATTTTAAACCGCCGAAACCAGGCGAGCTTTTAGAAAATAAAGGAGGTACGATGAACAATGGCTAG
- a CDS encoding TlpA disulfide reductase family protein yields the protein MGKKIGPIIVIAAVIGILGFLVSGLGGKASAQPGDQSIDFELQDIDGNTYKLSDFKGQPVVLNFFATWCAPCIDEAPELEEFGNEYKDAKLLILAKGESKKRMEKYISESNSKLTYLLDTKEEISKDYNVIGQPETIIIDRNGVIVERFSGPTTKDDLVRLIQEKVSP from the coding sequence ATGGGCAAAAAGATTGGGCCAATCATCGTCATCGCTGCCGTCATCGGGATTCTCGGCTTTTTGGTCAGCGGACTGGGAGGGAAGGCTTCAGCCCAGCCAGGTGACCAGTCCATCGACTTTGAGCTGCAGGATATTGACGGAAATACTTATAAACTATCCGATTTCAAAGGCCAGCCCGTCGTCCTGAATTTCTTCGCGACATGGTGCGCGCCTTGCATCGATGAAGCCCCTGAGCTCGAAGAATTCGGCAACGAATATAAGGACGCTAAGCTATTGATCCTTGCTAAAGGCGAATCAAAAAAACGGATGGAAAAATATATTTCCGAAAGCAACTCTAAACTTACTTATCTTTTAGATACAAAAGAAGAAATTTCCAAGGATTACAATGTCATCGGACAGCCTGAAACGATCATCATCGACAGGAACGGCGTCATTGTTGAACGTTTCTCCGGCCCGACAACGAAGGACGATTTGGTCCGATTGATCCAGGAAAAAGTTTCACCTTAA
- a CDS encoding CcmD family protein: MTYLFMGYSVIWTLIAGYVVVLGRRQKQLKKELELLEEWNSDF; this comes from the coding sequence ATGACTTACTTATTCATGGGATACTCAGTTATTTGGACGTTGATCGCTGGTTATGTTGTCGTGCTTGGACGCCGCCAGAAGCAATTGAAGAAAGAGCTGGAACTTCTAGAAGAGTGGAACTCAGATTTTTAA
- a CDS encoding cytochrome c biogenesis protein CcsA translates to MMIKNTGIIDRLLLFTLIPSFFIALYLIFIWSPVEKVMGETQKIFYFHVGSAWVAFLAFGVVGYYSVRVLIKPRLQHHINAGISAEIGVLFTTITLITGMIWGKSSWNTWWTWEPRLATTLILWFIYVAYLFVRKMDGSMEKIARLSAVFGIIGVINVPIVFMAIRWWNTKLHPVVFGEGKNQSGGGIEPDMLVALLFSIFTITVLYGFLMRKGIEIEKMRHIVKKAKSKAIEKLAG, encoded by the coding sequence ATGATGATAAAGAATACTGGCATTATCGACCGGCTGTTGCTGTTCACGCTAATTCCATCATTTTTCATTGCACTATATTTGATTTTTATTTGGTCGCCTGTTGAAAAGGTAATGGGCGAGACACAAAAGATATTCTACTTTCATGTTGGCAGTGCCTGGGTCGCCTTCCTCGCATTCGGTGTTGTGGGTTACTACAGTGTGAGGGTTTTAATTAAACCGAGACTCCAGCATCATATCAATGCAGGAATCTCAGCTGAGATTGGTGTACTTTTCACGACCATCACATTGATCACCGGGATGATCTGGGGGAAATCAAGCTGGAATACTTGGTGGACATGGGAGCCGCGTCTGGCGACAACCCTGATCCTTTGGTTCATCTATGTTGCATATCTGTTCGTCCGCAAGATGGATGGTTCAATGGAGAAAATTGCAAGGTTGTCAGCTGTATTTGGGATCATTGGCGTCATCAATGTTCCGATCGTATTCATGGCGATTCGCTGGTGGAATACGAAGCTGCATCCGGTCGTGTTCGGTGAAGGCAAGAACCAATCAGGAGGCGGAATCGAGCCGGATATGCTTGTTGCATTGCTGTTCTCGATTTTTACAATAACCGTCCTATATGGATTCCTGATGAGAAAAGGAATCGAAATTGAAAAAATGAGGCATATCGTCAAAAAGGCAAAGTCAAAAGCAATTGAAAAGCTTGCAGGCTAA
- a CDS encoding heme exporter protein CcmB has translation MISILRDAWTIASKDLSNEIKTKQTIGMMVIFSSLVVLIFSFAFDPTNNMVKAVIPGLVWLITVFSGILGLNRSFLSEHENDALTGLRSAPIDPSSIYLGKVLANFILVTAVQLVSIPVLFLLFDYRFFGKVTWFILVVIIGTLGFIIVGTFLAALAANAKNSEMLLPVLLLPLLSPLLIAGVQATRIILENEVIADASSWIRLMAAYDLLFLAACFFLFEFIMEGS, from the coding sequence ATGATTTCGATTCTTAGAGATGCCTGGACGATTGCCAGCAAAGACCTGAGCAATGAGATCAAAACAAAGCAGACAATCGGGATGATGGTCATTTTCTCGAGTCTCGTTGTCCTGATCTTCAGCTTTGCCTTTGATCCGACGAACAATATGGTCAAAGCGGTCATTCCAGGGCTTGTCTGGCTGATCACCGTGTTTTCCGGGATCCTCGGACTGAACCGCTCCTTCCTTTCGGAACACGAAAACGATGCTCTGACAGGGCTGCGTTCTGCGCCAATCGATCCTTCCAGCATCTATCTTGGAAAGGTTTTAGCGAACTTTATCCTCGTTACGGCAGTACAGCTTGTCAGCATTCCTGTTCTGTTTCTGCTCTTCGACTACAGGTTTTTTGGAAAGGTAACCTGGTTCATCCTGGTTGTCATCATCGGCACGCTGGGCTTCATCATCGTCGGGACTTTCCTGGCCGCGCTTGCGGCGAACGCAAAGAACAGTGAGATGCTTTTGCCGGTATTGCTGCTGCCGCTCTTAAGCCCGCTGTTGATCGCCGGAGTCCAGGCAACGAGGATCATCCTGGAAAATGAAGTGATTGCGGATGCATCTTCCTGGATCAGATTGATGGCTGCTTACGATTTATTGTTCCTGGCTGCGTGCTTTTTCTTATTCGAATTTATTATGGAGGGGTCATGA
- the ccmA gene encoding heme ABC exporter ATP-binding protein CcmA has protein sequence MLELRKMTKMLGDKLVLRNITLSLEKGEILAVIGPNGAGKSTFFKCTVGLLQPTSGEIFLDGELVKKNSPQVKQRIGFLGHESFLYNNLSPLENLKFYGKLYKVKNLESKSNALLKEVGLHLFRDMPIRSFSRGMMQRLAIARVLLPEPDILMLDEPHTGLDQEAVALLNSIIKSKRDSGTSILIISHDFEQVHALADRAAVLKKGKIVSTKLLGEEVSLAEMKTWYEAEVKSS, from the coding sequence ATGCTGGAACTGAGAAAAATGACCAAAATGCTGGGAGATAAGCTCGTTTTAAGGAACATCACCCTTTCATTGGAAAAAGGGGAGATCTTAGCGGTGATAGGCCCGAATGGAGCAGGGAAGAGCACCTTCTTTAAATGCACAGTCGGACTCCTGCAGCCGACGAGCGGGGAAATTTTCCTCGACGGTGAACTCGTTAAGAAGAATTCACCACAGGTAAAACAGCGAATTGGCTTCCTGGGTCATGAATCATTCCTGTATAACAATCTGTCCCCGCTTGAAAATCTTAAATTTTACGGAAAGCTTTACAAAGTTAAGAATTTGGAAAGCAAATCCAATGCGCTTTTAAAAGAAGTGGGGCTCCATCTATTCCGCGATATGCCCATTCGTTCCTTTTCAAGAGGGATGATGCAAAGGCTGGCCATCGCAAGGGTGCTGCTGCCTGAACCGGATATCCTGATGCTGGATGAGCCGCATACTGGGCTTGACCAGGAGGCTGTAGCCCTTCTTAACAGCATCATTAAAAGCAAACGGGACAGCGGGACGTCGATCCTGATCATCTCGCATGATTTTGAGCAGGTTCATGCACTTGCTGACAGGGCGGCCGTACTGAAAAAAGGCAAGATTGTCTCAACAAAGCTTCTTGGAGAGGAAGTAAGCCTTGCGGAAATGAAAACCTGGTACGAAGCTGAGGTGAAGAGCTCATGA
- a CDS encoding cytochrome c-type biogenesis protein CcmH, which yields MNRKILITTLLLLIVIPGMTTAFTYNSKEFKQIIGQLDMQGHADHELSTCSVKKIYYDEVIEMLNGGKTETEIIQSYVDEYGQAALRTPGGGTSGWIAWGMPAAGVGIGSVIVGVWLRKLTVKKAESKLETKEEWTSEVEKEIAVKTFDEERRKLF from the coding sequence GTGAACAGGAAAATTCTTATAACAACACTCCTTTTGCTGATCGTAATCCCTGGCATGACAACAGCCTTTACCTATAACTCAAAAGAATTCAAGCAGATCATCGGCCAGCTTGATATGCAAGGTCATGCTGATCATGAATTATCCACCTGTTCAGTAAAGAAGATTTACTACGACGAAGTGATTGAGATGCTGAATGGCGGAAAGACAGAAACTGAAATCATCCAATCCTATGTAGATGAATACGGCCAGGCGGCTTTGAGAACTCCGGGCGGCGGCACAAGCGGCTGGATTGCCTGGGGGATGCCCGCTGCCGGAGTAGGAATCGGCAGCGTGATCGTCGGTGTCTGGCTCAGGAAATTGACGGTCAAGAAAGCAGAATCAAAGCTTGAGACGAAGGAAGAATGGACTTCGGAAGTGGAGAAAGAAATTGCGGTAAAAACATTTGACGAAGAGCGCCGGAAGCTTTTCTAG
- a CDS encoding heme lyase CcmF/NrfE family subunit — protein sequence MYLIGNISIYLGIVISLYGIIANIVGIKKKSSKWLESARGAVLSLAFVASIASFLLLYLLGTSQFQYKYVASYTNESLPMAYKLTAFWAGNAGSLLLWAFLLALYGAMVVFSKEKKNPMMPYVSSILMVNILFFFTVMALNANPFEMTDKIPADGKGLNPMLQNPGMILHPVTLYMGYVGLAVPFAFGIAALILKRMDSEWIKLTRRWTLLAWLFLTLGNVIGGWWAYLELGWGGYWAWDPVENASFLPWLTVSAFLHSVMIQERKNMLKTWNVSLIILSYILTLFGTFLVRSGILTSVHAFGDSNLGTYFLVFMAFMMLFSLYVVMTRYGLIKKDSSPIEAYFSKESSFLLNNLILVAAAFAVFWGTMYPLISETFTGTKVNVGAPYFNKVMAPILLVLIVLMGICPLIAWQKAVFEKFMKNMLWPLAMGVATAIILFAFGVKGIYAIIGLSATSFMFGTHLQEFVRGINARRKATKENILKAAFKLTVKNQRRYGGYIVHIGIAIIAVGVISSHTYSTEVLKTVDVGNSIKTGDYSLKFNELTEHTKNGNGIVVADIDVTYKGKDIGKIKPEKIFYETWPEPSTEVSIKTNWSQDLYVVLSSWENKDKVTFMVKVNPFVSWIWIGGIIMVIGTAFALIGGRPTTFRYQINKGISKVGG from the coding sequence ATGTATCTAATTGGGAACATCTCAATCTACCTTGGAATCGTGATTTCGCTTTATGGAATCATTGCCAATATCGTCGGAATCAAGAAGAAAAGCAGCAAGTGGCTAGAAAGTGCAAGAGGTGCAGTACTTTCTCTTGCTTTTGTGGCAAGCATCGCCTCTTTCCTGCTGCTCTACCTTCTCGGCACGAGCCAGTTCCAATATAAATATGTGGCTTCCTATACGAATGAAAGCCTGCCAATGGCCTATAAGTTGACGGCCTTCTGGGCGGGGAATGCGGGATCCTTGTTGTTATGGGCTTTCCTTTTGGCACTGTACGGTGCTATGGTCGTTTTTTCAAAAGAGAAAAAGAACCCAATGATGCCGTATGTATCAAGCATCCTGATGGTCAACATCCTGTTCTTTTTCACAGTGATGGCGCTCAATGCCAACCCTTTTGAAATGACCGATAAAATTCCGGCTGACGGAAAAGGGTTAAACCCGATGCTGCAGAATCCGGGAATGATCCTGCACCCTGTCACACTCTATATGGGCTATGTCGGGCTGGCAGTCCCATTCGCGTTCGGGATTGCGGCACTGATCCTGAAGAGAATGGATTCAGAGTGGATCAAGCTGACGAGAAGATGGACTTTGCTTGCATGGCTGTTCCTGACGCTCGGCAATGTGATTGGCGGATGGTGGGCATACCTTGAATTAGGCTGGGGCGGCTACTGGGCATGGGACCCGGTTGAAAATGCCTCATTCCTTCCGTGGCTGACCGTATCGGCATTCCTGCACTCAGTGATGATACAGGAACGGAAAAACATGCTGAAAACCTGGAACGTCAGTTTGATCATCTTATCTTATATCCTGACGCTGTTTGGGACCTTCCTCGTCAGAAGTGGAATCCTGACGAGTGTCCATGCATTCGGGGACAGCAATCTTGGTACGTACTTCCTTGTTTTCATGGCGTTCATGATGCTGTTTTCTCTTTATGTAGTGATGACAAGGTACGGACTGATCAAGAAAGACAGCAGTCCAATAGAGGCATATTTTTCAAAAGAAAGCAGCTTCCTGCTGAACAACCTGATTCTTGTGGCAGCGGCTTTCGCCGTATTCTGGGGAACAATGTATCCGCTGATTTCGGAAACTTTTACAGGAACAAAAGTCAATGTCGGCGCGCCATATTTCAATAAAGTGATGGCTCCGATCTTGCTGGTCCTGATTGTATTGATGGGCATCTGTCCGCTGATCGCCTGGCAAAAAGCAGTATTCGAAAAGTTCATGAAGAACATGCTCTGGCCGCTGGCTATGGGTGTTGCCACAGCCATCATCCTGTTCGCTTTTGGGGTCAAGGGAATCTACGCAATTATCGGACTATCGGCAACAAGCTTCATGTTTGGTACGCATCTGCAGGAGTTTGTCAGAGGCATCAATGCCCGACGGAAAGCAACGAAGGAAAACATCCTGAAGGCAGCGTTCAAGCTGACGGTGAAAAATCAGCGCCGCTATGGCGGTTATATCGTCCATATCGGGATTGCCATCATCGCGGTAGGTGTCATTTCTTCGCACACTTACTCAACAGAGGTGCTGAAAACGGTGGATGTGGGCAATAGCATCAAGACGGGGGATTACAGCCTTAAATTCAACGAACTGACTGAACATACGAAAAACGGCAATGGCATAGTGGTGGCCGATATTGATGTCACGTATAAGGGCAAGGACATCGGCAAGATCAAGCCGGAAAAAATCTTTTATGAAACTTGGCCAGAACCATCAACAGAGGTATCGATCAAGACAAACTGGAGCCAGGATTTGTACGTGGTATTAAGCTCATGGGAGAACAAAGACAAAGTGACGTTCATGGTAAAAGTGAATCCATTTGTAAGCTGGATCTGGATCGGCGGCATCATCATGGTGATTGGCACGGCTTTCGCACTAATAGGCGGCAGGCCGACAACCTTCCGTTACCAAATCAATAAAGGCATTTCGAAAGTGGGAGGGTGA